From a region of the Paenibacillus sp. R14(2021) genome:
- a CDS encoding DUF4386 domain-containing protein, with protein sequence MKKIARVTGALFLVATGAYMIGNGLLDPILHRPDVLAGLYPDRTNVMAGLFLELINALAVVGIAMLLYPILKKYNDAFALGYFGSRIIESALLILSLIGPLVLIGLSKSYIGAGASSGTYFQTIGNLVVEAHFKCFEMAMIVLSLGSLLFCYILYRSRLVPRFLSVIGFIGYAALLASSCLTIIGQDIGPVLYIPGAIFEIVLPIWLMVKGFHLRTEES encoded by the coding sequence ATGAAAAAGATTGCAAGAGTGACTGGAGCATTGTTTCTAGTGGCGACAGGTGCATACATGATAGGAAACGGGCTGCTGGATCCTATTCTGCATCGACCGGATGTTCTCGCAGGTTTGTATCCGGACCGAACAAACGTGATGGCTGGATTGTTTTTGGAGTTGATAAACGCCTTGGCGGTTGTGGGGATTGCCATGCTTCTGTATCCCATTTTAAAGAAGTACAACGATGCGTTTGCGCTGGGGTACTTCGGTTCACGAATCATCGAATCGGCGCTGCTCATCCTAAGTTTAATCGGTCCGCTTGTACTCATTGGTCTGAGCAAAAGTTACATTGGCGCAGGAGCTTCGAGTGGAACTTACTTTCAAACGATAGGAAATTTAGTGGTAGAAGCTCATTTTAAATGCTTTGAAATGGCCATGATCGTGCTGAGCTTGGGCAGCTTGTTGTTTTGTTATATCCTCTATCGATCGAGGTTGGTTCCACGCTTCTTGTCCGTCATCGGTTTCATCGGCTATGCGGCATTGTTGGCAAGCAGTTGTCTGACGATCATCGGCCAAGATATCGGACCCGTTCTCTATATTCCAGGAGCGATTTTCGAAATCGTTCTACCCATTTGGCTGATGGTTAAGGGATTTCATCTACGAACGGAGGAATCCTGA
- a CDS encoding TetR/AcrR family transcriptional regulator, which yields MEIQDQEQRLTRKGKETRGRIVTAAAKLMFERGVAGTSVEDVRLEAKVSSSQLYHYFKEKRELVLAVIGYQTEAILHAQEPMLSDLDSMEALQAWRDAIIQLQIQRQCQGGCPIGSLANELSDSDASARSELAVGFMQWELAIRRGLRSMQERGKLSGCADPDSLALALLAALQGGLLLTKVRKETSSLEAGLDAMLAHIGSFIV from the coding sequence GTGGAAATTCAAGATCAAGAACAGCGGCTTACGAGAAAGGGAAAGGAAACGCGCGGACGTATCGTTACTGCTGCCGCCAAGCTGATGTTTGAGCGTGGGGTGGCCGGGACAAGCGTGGAGGATGTTAGACTGGAAGCGAAGGTCAGTTCATCGCAGCTTTATCATTATTTCAAGGAAAAACGAGAACTCGTTTTGGCTGTAATTGGTTATCAAACCGAGGCCATTTTGCATGCTCAAGAGCCAATGCTGAGCGATCTGGACAGCATGGAGGCACTTCAAGCCTGGCGTGACGCCATTATTCAGCTTCAAATTCAGCGGCAATGTCAAGGCGGATGTCCAATTGGATCGCTGGCTAATGAACTGTCAGATTCGGATGCATCCGCTCGTTCAGAGCTTGCAGTTGGTTTTATGCAATGGGAACTCGCTATCAGACGCGGACTCCGTTCCATGCAAGAACGCGGCAAACTAAGCGGCTGCGCGGATCCGGATTCTCTTGCTCTGGCATTACTGGCTGCCCTTCAAGGCGGTCTTCTTCTGACCAAAGTGCGCAAGGAAACAAGCTCACTTGAAGCAGGACTGGACGCCATGCTTGCGCATATCGGCTCATTTATCGTCTGA
- a CDS encoding peroxiredoxin-like family protein: protein MLSMKAELEQSKAGFITTAPEEMQEAFFRHMKEQLESGIVFGLKEGAKAPDFTLANPLGEQVSLYDELAKGPVVLTFYRGSWCPFCNIQLRAYQQLLPDIEKLGGQLIAVSPQSPDNSLSQKEKEELAFQVISDPNGQVADSYNVLYEVPDYLKPVFTNNFGLDLTAFNATVRWILPVPATYIIDQQGSIRFAHVNPDFMERLEPGEIINQLKKL from the coding sequence ATGTTGTCCATGAAAGCCGAATTGGAACAATCGAAGGCAGGATTTATCACAACCGCACCGGAGGAAATGCAAGAAGCTTTTTTTCGTCACATGAAAGAGCAGCTAGAATCGGGCATCGTTTTCGGTTTGAAAGAAGGCGCTAAAGCTCCAGATTTCACGCTGGCAAATCCGCTTGGGGAGCAAGTGAGCCTCTATGACGAGCTAGCGAAAGGTCCTGTCGTTCTAACCTTCTATCGTGGCAGCTGGTGTCCGTTCTGTAATATCCAACTTAGGGCTTATCAACAATTGCTGCCGGATATAGAGAAGCTTGGCGGCCAATTAATCGCGGTCTCGCCGCAAAGCCCTGACAACTCGCTGTCCCAAAAGGAGAAGGAAGAGCTAGCCTTCCAAGTCATAAGCGATCCAAACGGCCAAGTAGCCGACAGCTACAACGTCCTCTATGAGGTACCCGATTATCTTAAACCCGTTTTTACCAACAATTTCGGGCTTGATCTTACTGCGTTCAATGCGACCGTTCGTTGGATTCTACCGGTTCCAGCGACGTATATTATCGATCAGCAAGGCTCTATCCGCTTCGCGCATGTCAACCCCGACTTTATGGAGCGCCTGGAGCCTGGGGAAATCATCAATCAACTGAAGAAACTATAA
- a CDS encoding IS1182 family transposase, with amino-acid sequence MYIQYTMDQLCLPMNLEEDIPENHLVRVVNAAVNRLPDSIFADAYPGGGRDSYHPKMLTKVIIYAYTQRIYSSRQIAKAIRENVMFMWIAGRQRPDFRTLNRFRSERMKTVLESVFTTILQFLTEENYVKLEHYFVDGTKIEANANRYTFVWGKAVVKQKMKLQEKVQQLFATIEAAEKQEDREHGGQDLLELGETATVTSEKLEQAVKQLEMQLQEEPKNKPLKKAVSALRKDLLPRLQKYEIQQEILGERNSFSKTDNDATFMRMKEDHMRNGQLKPGYNVQIGTENQFIIGYSLHQRPTDTRCLKPHLEKVKAQLGKLPGTVIADAGYGGEENYAYLEGEQVEAIVKYGTYHIEKSKRWQQDISKIDNWQYDEKEDTWICAAGQKLFFRRESKETTESGYEIKYRHYRSTSCEGCPLKQSCTKAQGDREIRVSLSYLKYKGQVREKLRSEEGYALSVRRMTEPESVFGQVKNNRGFRRFLLRGLPKVSLEVGWLSLAHNLLKKSTIDQNRKMAVQE; translated from the coding sequence TTGTACATTCAATATACCATGGACCAACTTTGTCTGCCAATGAACTTGGAGGAAGACATCCCCGAAAATCACCTCGTTCGAGTCGTCAATGCGGCTGTTAATCGACTTCCGGACAGCATCTTTGCAGACGCTTATCCGGGTGGCGGCCGAGATAGCTACCACCCCAAAATGCTCACCAAAGTTATCATTTATGCCTACACGCAACGAATTTACTCATCCCGCCAAATCGCTAAAGCAATACGCGAAAATGTCATGTTCATGTGGATCGCGGGCAGACAACGACCGGATTTCCGCACCCTCAATCGGTTTCGCTCCGAGCGGATGAAGACGGTTTTAGAAAGTGTATTTACAACTATTCTTCAGTTTCTTACAGAGGAGAACTACGTGAAACTGGAGCATTACTTCGTCGACGGCACCAAGATCGAAGCCAATGCCAACCGGTATACCTTCGTCTGGGGCAAGGCGGTTGTGAAGCAAAAGATGAAGCTACAGGAAAAAGTACAGCAATTATTCGCCACCATTGAAGCAGCCGAAAAGCAAGAAGACCGGGAACACGGCGGGCAGGATCTGCTTGAACTTGGCGAAACAGCCACCGTTACCAGCGAAAAATTAGAACAGGCCGTAAAGCAACTGGAGATGCAGCTCCAGGAAGAGCCCAAGAATAAACCTTTGAAGAAGGCAGTATCCGCACTCCGCAAAGATCTGCTCCCCCGCCTGCAAAAGTATGAAATTCAGCAAGAAATTCTCGGGGAACGAAACAGCTTCAGTAAAACCGACAATGATGCGACATTTATGAGAATGAAAGAAGATCACATGCGCAATGGGCAGCTTAAACCCGGCTATAACGTGCAGATCGGGACGGAAAATCAGTTCATTATCGGATACAGTCTCCATCAACGCCCTACCGATACCCGCTGTCTCAAGCCCCACTTGGAGAAGGTCAAGGCACAACTAGGTAAGCTACCCGGAACCGTAATCGCAGATGCGGGGTATGGCGGAGAAGAAAACTACGCCTATCTGGAAGGAGAGCAGGTCGAGGCAATCGTCAAATACGGCACTTATCACATCGAGAAATCCAAACGATGGCAGCAAGACATCAGTAAAATCGACAACTGGCAATATGACGAAAAAGAAGACACCTGGATCTGTGCGGCAGGACAGAAATTATTCTTCCGGCGCGAAAGTAAAGAAACAACCGAGAGTGGATATGAGATCAAGTATCGCCACTATCGGAGTACAAGTTGCGAAGGCTGTCCACTGAAGCAATCGTGCACGAAAGCACAAGGGGATCGAGAAATCCGGGTGAGTCTGTCATACCTGAAGTATAAAGGGCAGGTACGTGAGAAGCTCAGAAGCGAAGAAGGATATGCTCTCTCGGTTCGACGAATGACTGAACCTGAAAGTGTGTTTGGACAAGTGAAGAACAACCGGGGATT
- a CDS encoding NAD(P)-dependent alcohol dehydrogenase — MPSNLSYEEGAALPCAAVTAWNAVRDVRPSQTVLILGTGGVALFALQFAKALGARTIITSSNDAKLARAIEAGADHVINYRSNPDWNTAVRELTGNIGVDHVVETVGSTTLEQSILATRIEGMVHLVGIVPPVGRIDPIPVIFGAITVRGVRVGSRQLFEEMIALIERMDIHPIISQRFAFEDAKSADMQQLNGPDFGKIVINIH, encoded by the coding sequence TTGCCGAGTAACTTGTCTTACGAGGAAGGCGCAGCGCTTCCTTGTGCGGCCGTTACAGCTTGGAATGCCGTTCGGGACGTTCGTCCCTCCCAGACGGTTTTGATTCTCGGCACCGGAGGGGTTGCCCTCTTTGCGCTCCAGTTTGCAAAAGCGCTCGGAGCGAGGACGATTATTACTTCCTCCAACGACGCAAAGCTCGCTCGGGCTATTGAAGCCGGGGCCGACCATGTTATTAATTATCGAAGCAACCCGGATTGGAATACAGCGGTCCGCGAATTGACTGGAAATATCGGGGTCGATCATGTCGTGGAAACAGTAGGTTCGACTACGCTGGAGCAGTCGATTCTCGCTACTCGGATCGAGGGTATGGTCCACTTGGTCGGAATTGTTCCTCCCGTTGGGAGAATAGATCCGATCCCTGTCATTTTCGGAGCAATCACCGTCCGTGGCGTGCGCGTCGGTTCGCGCCAATTGTTCGAAGAAATGATTGCTTTAATCGAACGAATGGATATTCATCCCATTATCAGCCAGCGCTTCGCGTTCGAGGATGCAAAATCAGCCGATATGCAGCAGCTCAATGGACCTGACTTTGGCAAGATCGTCATTAACATCCATTAA
- a CDS encoding alcohol dehydrogenase catalytic domain-containing protein has product MTTTITTQERRDMRVYRLTAPNLDGLQLNTEEIPEVASYEVLVKLHAASLNYKDTFYIAGDKGIQLPRPTVPLSDGAGEVVAVGSQVDRFIIGDRVAGAIAQDWL; this is encoded by the coding sequence ATGACAACTACGATAACAACTCAAGAAAGACGCGACATGCGTGTATACCGATTAACGGCTCCTAACTTGGATGGACTTCAATTGAACACGGAAGAAATACCTGAAGTTGCGTCTTACGAAGTTCTTGTCAAGCTTCATGCGGCCTCGTTGAACTACAAGGACACGTTCTATATTGCAGGTGACAAGGGGATCCAATTACCGCGCCCAACGGTGCCGCTTTCGGATGGAGCAGGGGAGGTCGTTGCCGTAGGTTCTCAGGTGGATCGCTTCATAATTGGCGACCGCGTTGCCGGTGCAATCGCGCAGGATTGGCTCTAA
- a CDS encoding zinc-binding dehydrogenase — protein MKAMVITQYGGPDVFSETEMPDPHPGPGQVSIDVTHSAVGLIDSFIRRGTIPIFEPPFVPGLEVAGTIRELGEGVTEFRIGEPVVTLSLMSLGGYATVTVANAALTISLDGFKVDPALAVSALPNAAAAYLALTKVAHIQEGENVLIHGAIGGLASAFPAIARSLGASRIVGTVRTASKLEAARELDYDDVILAEDFPSAIANEKFNIVVDPVGGDMLTSSLDLMAPLGRALLVGNASEQPVNILSNTLWFNNIGVQGFNVGGYLLGNPSAGRPAAKAVLRLLEEGKLDIPLTILPLQNASEAHRRMDAKEITGRIVLRNEF, from the coding sequence ATGAAAGCTATGGTAATCACACAATACGGAGGTCCTGACGTATTCTCGGAAACTGAAATGCCAGATCCTCATCCAGGGCCGGGGCAGGTCAGCATAGATGTAACTCACTCTGCTGTCGGATTAATTGATTCATTCATTCGCCGTGGCACGATTCCTATTTTTGAGCCTCCATTTGTACCCGGTTTGGAGGTTGCCGGTACTATCCGTGAATTGGGTGAAGGTGTCACCGAATTTCGGATCGGTGAGCCTGTCGTTACACTCTCTTTGATGAGTTTAGGGGGGTACGCTACAGTTACAGTTGCTAATGCCGCTCTTACCATATCTCTCGATGGATTCAAGGTTGACCCGGCGCTTGCTGTGTCGGCGCTCCCGAATGCTGCGGCTGCTTATTTGGCCCTAACAAAAGTGGCACACATTCAAGAAGGTGAGAATGTATTAATCCATGGCGCTATTGGAGGACTGGCATCTGCGTTTCCTGCAATTGCGCGCTCACTTGGAGCATCCCGCATTGTTGGAACGGTCAGAACAGCCTCCAAACTTGAAGCTGCACGTGAATTAGACTATGACGATGTTATCCTGGCTGAAGATTTTCCATCAGCGATCGCAAATGAAAAGTTTAATATCGTCGTCGATCCGGTAGGCGGAGATATGCTTACTTCGAGCTTAGACTTAATGGCTCCACTCGGTCGTGCTTTGCTTGTAGGCAATGCAAGCGAGCAACCAGTGAATATTTTGAGTAATACATTATGGTTTAATAATATAGGGGTCCAGGGATTTAATGTAGGTGGCTACTTGCTTGGAAATCCATCTGCTGGCCGTCCTGCCGCAAAGGCTGTTCTCCGATTACTTGAAGAAGGAAAGCTGGATATTCCTTTGACCATTCTTCCCCTTCAAAATGCATCTGAGGCGCATCGACGGATGGATGCCAAAGAAATAACAGGCAGAATCGTCCTTCGAAATGAATTTTAA
- a CDS encoding AraC family transcriptional regulator — protein MENMTAETQNYLSRILTLTSQFSFYDGTYQTEIPFLSILKANKSIPIEHGVLGPSFCVVIQGNKVLQVGRDTIEYGAGDYLASSIHMPIKGQVLKATKETPYVALQIALTSEEVSSVALETHSKINAYNSLSTGAFIGKTNIQVLGVFERLLQLSFDSQAIDFLAPTVKRELIFRLLTGEDGDVFYSKMLLHQEASGITNVINWIKDNFDSSFMISQLADLGNMSISSLHHKFKAVTTMTPLQYQKRIRLQEARRMLMGGAIDVTRTASQVGYESSTQFIREYKRLFGLSPLKDVRAIYQKAEKGTNEV, from the coding sequence ATGGAGAACATGACTGCTGAGACTCAAAATTATCTGAGTCGTATATTGACGCTTACTTCACAATTTTCTTTTTATGATGGAACTTATCAAACAGAAATTCCGTTTCTTTCGATACTTAAGGCAAACAAATCTATACCCATCGAGCATGGGGTTCTTGGGCCTTCTTTTTGCGTAGTCATTCAAGGGAATAAAGTATTACAGGTCGGGCGAGATACAATTGAATACGGAGCCGGGGATTATCTTGCTTCAAGTATCCACATGCCAATCAAAGGTCAGGTTCTAAAAGCGACAAAAGAAACACCCTATGTTGCGTTGCAAATTGCTCTTACCTCTGAAGAAGTATCTTCAGTAGCTTTGGAGACACATAGTAAAATCAATGCTTATAATAGCTTAAGCACTGGTGCATTCATTGGAAAAACAAATATTCAAGTGCTGGGGGTATTTGAAAGGCTTCTTCAGCTTTCCTTTGACTCTCAAGCGATCGATTTTCTTGCTCCCACAGTGAAGCGTGAACTTATTTTTCGCCTTTTAACTGGAGAAGATGGCGATGTTTTTTATAGTAAAATGCTTTTGCATCAAGAGGCTTCTGGAATAACCAATGTCATTAATTGGATTAAAGATAATTTCGATAGTTCGTTTATGATCAGTCAATTAGCTGATTTAGGAAACATGAGTATTTCCAGCTTGCATCACAAATTTAAAGCGGTAACGACGATGACACCACTTCAATACCAAAAACGGATTAGACTTCAAGAAGCACGAAGAATGCTTATGGGAGGTGCGATTGATGTTACGAGAACGGCATCACAGGTAGGTTATGAAAGTTCCACACAATTTATAAGGGAATATAAACGTCTATTCGGACTTTCGCCTTTAAAGGATGTTCGAGCCATTTACCAAAAGGCGGAGAAGGGGACCAATGAAGTTTAA
- a CDS encoding GNAT family N-acetyltransferase: MDKQRHDTEERKMIKELVEEQEWLEGFPIMNELRTQLSERTYLDFLRTMREEGYKMFALYQNDQLVALAGISILTNFYFGKHVFVYDLVTKSSERSHGYGKELLAHIHHYAKEKGCGIVALGSGISNIDAHRFYETKMGYEKIAYSLIKVI; encoded by the coding sequence ATGGACAAACAGCGGCATGATACGGAGGAACGTAAAATGATTAAAGAATTAGTGGAAGAACAAGAATGGCTTGAAGGCTTTCCAATAATGAATGAATTACGAACCCAGCTAAGCGAACGTACATATCTAGATTTTCTTCGTACTATGAGGGAAGAAGGGTATAAAATGTTTGCATTATATCAAAATGACCAACTAGTTGCATTAGCCGGAATAAGCATACTCACGAATTTTTATTTTGGGAAACATGTATTCGTTTATGACTTAGTTACCAAATCTTCAGAACGATCTCATGGGTATGGTAAGGAACTACTTGCGCATATCCATCATTACGCGAAGGAAAAGGGTTGTGGAATTGTGGCTTTGGGATCGGGGATTTCCAATATCGATGCCCATAGGTTCTATGAAACAAAGATGGGTTATGAAAAGATCGCATACTCGTTAATCAAAGTTATTTAA